The nucleotide sequence CCTCTAGAGTTTTTCTGGCCTCCAAAAGATCCAATAAAACCACAACCGGTACCACCACCAGAAAAACCAAAAGACGTAACGGTTTAGGAACCCTTAAGGCCTGTGTTGAGACGTTGAATGAAATAGCTCTATACAAAGGGAGATGTTTTTATGGTTTCCTAGGTCATTTTAGCAATAAGCCTAGATTCAATTTAAAATAGGGTATGTAAAAACTTCAGAGTTCCGCTCCTACGGAGCTATTTTCAAAAGATGCCATTAGCTACCTACCTTTCGTCCCTAGCGGGACTTTCGTGGGTTTTCCAGTCAGAAGAAAAAGCCCTGCTAAGGGCGTAAGGATTGGCTTTGAAATAATATTATTTTTAATCACTACCACAGGCCTTTACCCATAAGGTGTTTTTTTCAGCATAACAATTTAAAATAATGAGAGCATAGTGCAATATCAACATTGTATAAAACAACATACATAGGAAGGTATATTGGATTTTATGAAGTATAATTGTGTAAAGGGAGTTACAAATACCCTCCATTGTCAAATATGGAACATTGTAGCACCTAAAGTCAGTCTTTCTTGGGACAGCGCCCAATTGAATGAAATAGCTTATCACTTTTCTAAAGCAGGCATCGAGGAAAACAATCAACAAACCGTCCCTAGCTTATGGGAAAGTATTTTCGAATAACCTAAAGAATGAAAAAACTATACCTTTTTAGTGGACTTGGCGCAGATAAGCGAGCTTTCCAGCAACTGGATCTATCAGCTTATGATACCACTTTTATTGAATGGGTACCTCCTGAAAAGAACGAAACCATAGAAGCTTATGCAAAAAAGGATCAGCAATCAAATACCTGTCCAAAACTCTGTTTTAATTGGTCTATCTTTTGGAGGAATAATGGCTGTTGAAGTTGCCAAGCACATTAAAGCTAAAAAATTAATAGGGTTACCCACTTAGGTATCTTATGTGTTATTAGCTTACTTAGGCTCGCTAAGTTACTTTTTGCCTCGCCGGCAGGGCCTTACTTTTTTTCTTAGACAAAAAAAGTAAGCAAAAAAGTCAAGGCCTGTGATGAAATTTGCTAAACTTTATAACCATTACGCTATCCCGATAGCTATCGGGATGAAACTCACCCTCCTTGCGTCGGGCTCAAACAGCAAATTTTTTGGCCGCTTCATGCTTATAAAGTTCTTAACGCAATTTCATCAATGGCCGCTTTATTTTCTAACAATCGCACATATCGCTATTTAATAAAAGCAGTTTAAAGCATTTTATCGTACAAAAAAAACCTATTACTTCCTAGAGATTTAAATGGGTAATCCTAAAAATTAATATTAATAGCTTCTGCCAAAACTTACAAAGAAATTCCCTTTTACTACCGTTGGGCTGGTACTTTTAACATTCATAAGCTTATTCCTGCTCAACTCATGAAGAAGCCTAATATTTTCACAAACTGGTTGTTTGGAGCAGAAACTTTGCACGACAAAAAAATTTTAGCACAAATTCTGAATGATACAGATCCAGCTTTTTTAACTTGGGCAATGGATCAAATAGTATCGTGGTCTCACACAAGTGTTTCCGGGAACATAACACACATACATGGTTCTAAAGACCGCTTACTACCCATTGTCTTTAACAACCCGGACATCATCATTGAAAATGGAGGGCACCTGATGACTATTAACCAAGCCCATAAAATCATGCAGATCCTTTGTAATATTATTATAGCCTCTTGAGGTCTAGTTGCTTTAAAAACTGATTCTAAAAAATGTTTGTTTTTGAATTATAAGAAGGAGGATTATTATGAAAACAGGCACAGGAAAAATGTTTGAAATCAGCAAGGAGTTCCCTATAAGCAAAGAGCAACTGTATCAGGCATGGACTGATACAGACGCGTTAAACCTGAAATATGCATTAGAACTTTCTATTGCGTGGCAAAACAACTTCAAATCAGACGCTTCGCTCGCATTTGGTTTTTAACCATAGAACCACTATGCTTTGCAAACCAAATACGCTGATTTTTTGTTCTTTTGCCCCTCATAACGAAATCTAATGCATAATCCAGGTTAAAAGAATGGTGGGCGCCTATGGGAAGTTCCCTACAAGAAGCGAACAATGAACTTAAAGAAAATGGTAAAATCAAGTATGTGTTTAATGATTCTGGCAATGCTGCCTTAATTGTTATTCAGGGGCAATATCAGGAAGTACAAAAGGGCAATAAGCTCGTTTATACCTGGAACTGGAAAATGCCTGCAAAAGGCCTTGACCATGAAGAGCTCTTTAAGCTAACTGTTAAGTTTGAAGAATCCGAAAATGGAAGCCGCTTATCTGTCACGCAAGAAAGCTTGTCGGAGCATGAGCATATAAACCCAACACAAGAGGGTTGGGAAAAAGCTCTTAACGACCTTTACAAATATACAACACAGTCACAAAACGTCTCTGGCTGCAGAGAACTTGAGAAACAGCAGAACGTTGGCCAATAAACCCACTCCCCCTCTTCCTGAATCCTTGCTTGGAAAGAGGGGAAAAATAAACTTTGAGACAAATGAACTTTTGTAAATCTTTCGATTACTTTTTTTACTATAACCATTTTTACTGCATTCAACAAAGACATACCCATACTTTTATTACATAAAAACACATAATTAAAAAACAGCGCTGCCGTTGAAGTGAATATTTTTAACACCTACTTTTATGAAAAACTTAATTTTAATTACAAGCTTTTTAATATTTTCTTTTCACACGTTTGCTCAAGAACAGCAAAGCAAGTTTATCAGAATAAGTGACTTTTACCTTCAAGGAGGAACCTTTGGAGAAAGAGGACGTTTTAAAACGCTGGAAGAGACGCAAAGAGCCTTACCTGAGTCAGACTTGTTAAGGCAAGACTATGACGGCTATCAAAGAACTCCTGAGTTCTACTACTTAAACACTGGCACTTTGTCCTTATTGGTAGGTTTTCAGTTTGCCAAAAGTAATGGAGAAGGATATAGAAGTAACCCACGCTTAAGGTTGGGGCTTATCTATTTATCAGGAACAGCTTTACATTCCTCCTATAGAAGACAGGACCGGTATCATGTTGACAATTTAACATCTGAAAACACAGGTCAAGTTTACCCAGTCGATTCTGTTTCTCAGCGAACACTCCAAACAAGACTTCTTTCGGAACAAATTCACCTAGAAGGTTCTTTGATCTTCAGCACAAACCCAGAAAAAAGGTTTACATTATTTAGTGGTTTGGGCATAACAGGAGGAGCTTCTTTCCAGTCAAATGCAGAAGTTAGGCATACACAACAATCATATACTACACATCCACCAGAGAACGATCGCATGCACATATCCCCTTTTTATGAAGGTGAAGAATATCAACAAGAAGATATAAGAACTGGAACACTGTTCGGCGCTTCTGCTTATGTCCCTTTGGGCGTCAATTTCCGCTTTGGAACCACCGACGATTTTTGGAAACTCTTGAACCTTTACTATGAAGCCAGACCTTCGTTACAGTTTACCTCTATTCCAAACTTAAGCATGCAAACAACAGCAGTCATACACCATAATATTGGCCTTAGAGTAAGCTGGTAGGTATAGGAATAGACTTGCTTGGCTAACATAGAAGTTCTATCGCACATTTCAGGTTTAAGAAACGTTTTTCTACCTTCGCTATAAATTTCCTTTAGAGCCATGAGCAAAAAGATACAGGAACTTATAAAGAAGGTTACAGGCGCGGATGAAATAAAAAAAGCTGAAGTCGTTCAAAAACTTTGGAGCGACTATGGTCAAATCCTGAGGTTTGAGCTAAAGGGCAGTGCGCTTTCTTCTATCATAGTCAAGCAGGTTTTACTACACGAACCACCAAACCACCCAAAAGGCTGGAAATCTACTATAGGACACCAAAGAAAGCTAAAGTCTTACCAAGTAGAAACTGCCTGGTATCAGCATTACAGTGCTTCTTGTGATGAAAGCTGCCGAATACCTAAATGCTTGAGCATTGACTTTTTTGACGATGAAGTAGTCATGGTCTTAGAAGACCTAAATGCTGCTGGATATCCTGAAAGAAAATCCTTCTTACAATGGGATGAAATAAAAAGCTGTCTAAAATGGCTGGCAAATTTCCACGCAACCTTTCTACACCAAAAACCTGTTGGGCTATGGGAAATTGGTACCTATTGGCATTTGGAAACAAGACAGGAAGAGTTGGAAGCGCTAAGTGATCTATCACTTAAAGAAATGGCCTTTTCGATTGACAAAAAACTAAAGGCAAGTAAGTTTCAAACCCTTGTCCACGGTGATGCTAAAGTTGCCAATTTTTGCTTTTCTAAAGATGACCAAGAAGTAGCCGCTGTAGATTTTCAGTATGTGGGTGCCGGTTGTGGAATGAAAGATCTTGCCTACTTTATTGGAAGTTGTCTGGACGAGGAAAAAAGTGCAAAACTAGAGCTTCAAATCCTGGACTGTTATTTCGAAGAACTACACGCTGCCATTTTGAGAAAAAACATTAGTACAGACCCTGATAAGTTGGAAGAAGATTGGAGGTCTCTATTTCATGTAGCATGGGCTGATTTTCACCGTTTTTTGAAAGGATGGAGTCCAGGGCACTGGAAAATAAACAGCTATAGTGAGCATGTCACCCAACAAGTTATTTCCCAACTCCAGAAAGAATTGTCATGATGCTGACTTCTCATAATTTAGAACAACTAAGCCAACAGGCAATAAAAGCAGCACAAAAAGCAGCGAAAATAATTAATGAGTACGCAAACAAAGAGGTTAAGGTGGAAAGCAAAACAGGAGGAGAAAACCTGGCTTCACAAATAGTAACTGTTGCTGACCGCTTAAGCCAAGAGGTTATCCTTGAGGAACTTCAATCAACCTTCCAAACCTATAACCTTGGACTACTGACAGAAGAAAGTGAAGACGACCATAGCAGGTTTACCAAAGAATACTTCTGGTGTATAGATCCTTTGGATGGCACCCTCCCTTTCACAGAAAAGAAAAAAGGCTATTCCGTTTCCATTGCACTCATCTCGAAAACCGGAATACCACAAATAGGTGTTGTCTTTAATCCGGTCAATAATAAAGTACTCCATGCAGTTAGAGGTGTCGGGGTTTACGAAAACGGCCAGCCTGTAAAAATGCAGGATTTAAAAAAAACAAACAGGAGTTTCACCTTAATTATTGATAAAAGTTTCCGTAAACACCGTCTTTTTCAAAAGACAAAAGCATTTTTTGAGAACCTGTCCAGCGAACAAGAGTTGCGCATTATAGATACAGGTGGTGCTGTTTTAAATGCCTGTTGGGTACTGGAAAACAACCCAGCCTGTTATGTAAAGTTTCCCAAAAAAGCTACAGGAGGTGGTTCCTTATGGGACTTTGCGGCCACAACCTGTATTTTCAATGAGCTTGACGCTATTGTATGCAACTTGGACAACCAAGCATTAAACCTAAACCAAGCCTCCACCTTCATGAACAAACAAGGGGTTCTTTTCTGCACAAGCCCTTCCATTTCAAAAGCTGTTCAGGATTTCTATCATGAAAACAAAGATGGTTTCTTAATATAAACGACCCAAAAGTGCTGAGTTATTGCTATTTTGCTCCTCATGACGAAATCTATCGCATAATTCAGGATAAACACACGTGTTTCATGAGGAAAGTATTATTACTTGGACTAGGGTGGCTGTTTTTAGTGTTAAAATACAGAAGCAACAAAAAAGCATCAACCATTAAAGACAAGGAGTTTGCTGGTTCATATTCCTTAGCAGGGCAATTTATACTCCTTAGGATTTTTTTAATCCTTTTATCCGTAACTCTTCTGGGGCTTATAGGAACTGCCGTATATAGTGCAATAGTGCATGGACTTACTTAACCTGAAATACCTAATAGAGCTTTCTACTGCACAATTCAAGCATAAAAACATGCAAACAAAAACACTTAGTACAACCTCCGTTGTTCCCATTTATTAAGTAATAACCTGATAATACATAGGAAATATTAACCAAGTTTCTTTACTTCATGTTATGTTAAGCAAAAACCTGTTTTTAAGAGCGAGTTAAGAATGTCAGATCAGTCTAGGGACAAGTGGTTGAACCCTCAAACAGGGACTGCAGATGTGAAATGGGTAAGAAAGATTGCTGAAGCTTTCCCAGCATTTAAAAGCAGCAACTATGTAAAATACTTTTGGGGGCAGCTTATTTCACTTATAGGAACCTGGCTTCAAATAGTGGCACAAGGGTGGCTGGTATTAAAGTTGACCAATTCTGCTTTTCTTATAGGGCTGGTAACAGCTATGAGTACATTGCCCACCTTATTTTTCACACTTTTTGGAGGTGTTATCGTAGATAGGCTTTCAAAGAAGAAAATACTGATTTACACACAGTTTTCCGCCATGATATTGGCTTTTGCCTTAGGCCTACTCTCCATTTTTGACCTTATTACTGTTTGGCTGATCGCTCTACTGGCCTTTATGCTAGGCATGGTCAACGCATTGGACGCTCCTGCAAGACAGGCATTTGTATCAGAAATTGTATCTAAAGACCAGTTGACATCAGCCATAGCCATTAACTCTTCAGTGTTTAACGGGGCTCGGGTCATTGGCCCCGGACTGGCAGGATTACTGATAGCTTGGATAGGCACTGGTGGGGCTTTCATTGTGAACGGGGTATCTTATATAGCCGTATTGCTTGCGCTTACCAGCATGAAGTTACCTAAAAAGCTGGCCAAAACGCAACAACCAAAGGCCTTTCGTGCAATCAAAGACGGCCTAAAGTACACCTTTACCCACCCGGTTATTTCAACACTCATCTTGCTTGCGGGCATTATATCCATATTTGGCTGGTCATACACTACCTTACTGCCATTTATTGCTCAAAACACATTCCACTTAGACGCTACTGGTTTAGGTTACCTATATGCAGCATCTGGACTAGGGAGTTTGCTAGGGGCGCTGATAGTTGGTGGTTTTTCGAGAAGACTCTCTCCCCTACCTTTTATCTTTGTTGGAAACTTAATGTTCGTCATCAGTATCTCACTGTTTACTTTTACCACCAATTTACCGTTCGCTTTACTTTTGATGTTTCTTTCGGGAATGGGTTTATTGTTCCAGGCTGCCATGATCAATACCTCAATCCAACGTATCGTTAAAGACGAATTTCGTGGACGGGTAATGAGCATTTATATTTTAATGTTCCTTGGCATGACGCCTATTGGAAACTTACAGATAGGTTATGTCTCAGAAACTATTAATGTAGACTTTGCTATCAGACTAGGCGCTGCCGTGGTTTTTCTTGGAGGTCTGATTATTTTTGTCTTCCGAAATAAGATTTTAAGCAAATATAAGAGGTACAAAAGAACTTCAGAGGGTTAACGAAGTAAATTGCTTTCCACTCCCCTATAGCGCATTAATAAATTTATTCAAAATTTCTGCCACTTCTTCCGGCCTGCTCAGTATAGGCAAATGGCCACTTTTAAGCGTTTTAACTTTTTCAGCTTTAAGGTTTTGTGCCATTTTGTTTTGCACACCTACAGAAAACTCCCGGTCGTTTTCTAGCTTTATGTACATAGAAGAAATACCAGTAGGCTTGGCCATACAATTTTCAGTAAACAACAAAACTGATTCAGGAGTAAAGTTTTGGACAACCCACGCTGTTTGTTCGTCTGACAAATCGTTGCAAAGCCATTTTTTATAGCACTTTCAGGTGGCATGGTGCCTGAAAGCTTCAGAACTAATGGCATTATATAGCGCTGAGGAAAAGGAAGACAAGAAATAAAAGATTTACCGTTGGCGGGTATAGCAGCGCCCATCCCAACAATACCTACCGCTCTCTCTTTAAACAAATCTGCCACTTTGAGACCTAATTTACTTATACCCCATTGATTGATAGGTTTTGCAACAGAAGAAGCATAATCAACAAACTTCAAGTTTTTTTTACCTTTATTATTCCTTTTAGGGAAGTCAACAGCCAGCGATGGCATCTCAAGTTTTTCCTGTACCTTTTTCCAAATCATGCTGTTTAATCCAGCACCATGAAGAAGAACTACACCAATGTTGTTATCAGCTTTCATAAAAAAATACTATAAAAAATCTGCATAAAAAAGATGGTTAATTTTATAGAAAACAAATATACTATCCTAACAATCAGAACAAAATACCACAGAGGTATATTTTAGCAGAAAACCAGGCATTAATCCACATCACAAGAAAATAGTCATATGTGGTTAATTGGAGCACCAACCTAGAAAGACTAAATAGCCCCATTAGGAGCGTACGACCTATATATATAAAATACATCCGCCAACTCTCAATAGATGCCGGACCGGGTCCGGCAAGGGCTGTTATTTTTTTTCAGATATAAGCACCCAAACAGTTTTGCATAAGGTAAAATAAAGCAAAAAATAAATCCTTTTGATCTCCCCCCGCACCTGTTGCGGGGTCTGTTGGTAAGTAGCAGTATCCGTAAAATACGTCTATTAAAAAAACTACTTTCCTGCTAACTACTAACAGATGCCGGAACGGATCCGGCAAGGGCTGTTATTTTTGTTTTTCAGGTATAGGCACATCGTATTTCCTATCATTGTATTATCAATCGCCAAAACTTGTTACCTTTAGTGCTTTAAAACACCACCAAAGCTAATGACCAGCGTATTAGATTTTTTAAAACTCCATGTCGGAAAAGAAAACATAAACGCCCCTTCTCCTATGATGAAATGGTTAAATCCTGTAATTCTCTCAGCAGAGAAAGGAGCGCTTTCACTGAGGTACAAAATCAGGAAAGAATGGACAAACCCTATGGGCATTCTACATGGAGGGGCTACGGCAGCCATAGTAGATGATACTATAGGGGTAACTTCCTTTACTTATGGAGAAGATCACTATTATGCGACTATAAACCTAAACATCGACTACCTATCTTCCGCCAAAGAAAACGATATCATCATAGCAGAGGCTACAGTAATTAAAAAAGGACGTCAGTTTATAAATGCCCAATGTGACATTTGGAACGAAAGTAAAAGTAGGCTTATCGCCAAGGGGTATTCCAACATGTTTAAAACCGAAGTAAAAATCCCAACCCTTTAAGATATGAACATTAGAGAAAAACTAAGCGTCTTAGGACTTCAACTACCAGAGCCTCCGCCTCCTGGAGGAAATTACGTGTCAGTAAACATCCGAGGGAATATAGCTTATCTTGCCATACAGTTTCCAAAACAAAACGGAAAGGTTTATTATACAGGAAAACT is from Cytophagaceae bacterium ABcell3 and encodes:
- a CDS encoding DUF1679 domain-containing protein, with the translated sequence MSKKIQELIKKVTGADEIKKAEVVQKLWSDYGQILRFELKGSALSSIIVKQVLLHEPPNHPKGWKSTIGHQRKLKSYQVETAWYQHYSASCDESCRIPKCLSIDFFDDEVVMVLEDLNAAGYPERKSFLQWDEIKSCLKWLANFHATFLHQKPVGLWEIGTYWHLETRQEELEALSDLSLKEMAFSIDKKLKASKFQTLVHGDAKVANFCFSKDDQEVAAVDFQYVGAGCGMKDLAYFIGSCLDEEKSAKLELQILDCYFEELHAAILRKNISTDPDKLEEDWRSLFHVAWADFHRFLKGWSPGHWKINSYSEHVTQQVISQLQKELS
- a CDS encoding inositol monophosphatase family protein, translated to MMLTSHNLEQLSQQAIKAAQKAAKIINEYANKEVKVESKTGGENLASQIVTVADRLSQEVILEELQSTFQTYNLGLLTEESEDDHSRFTKEYFWCIDPLDGTLPFTEKKKGYSVSIALISKTGIPQIGVVFNPVNNKVLHAVRGVGVYENGQPVKMQDLKKTNRSFTLIIDKSFRKHRLFQKTKAFFENLSSEQELRIIDTGGAVLNACWVLENNPACYVKFPKKATGGGSLWDFAATTCIFNELDAIVCNLDNQALNLNQASTFMNKQGVLFCTSPSISKAVQDFYHENKDGFLI
- a CDS encoding MFS transporter: MSDQSRDKWLNPQTGTADVKWVRKIAEAFPAFKSSNYVKYFWGQLISLIGTWLQIVAQGWLVLKLTNSAFLIGLVTAMSTLPTLFFTLFGGVIVDRLSKKKILIYTQFSAMILAFALGLLSIFDLITVWLIALLAFMLGMVNALDAPARQAFVSEIVSKDQLTSAIAINSSVFNGARVIGPGLAGLLIAWIGTGGAFIVNGVSYIAVLLALTSMKLPKKLAKTQQPKAFRAIKDGLKYTFTHPVISTLILLAGIISIFGWSYTTLLPFIAQNTFHLDATGLGYLYAASGLGSLLGALIVGGFSRRLSPLPFIFVGNLMFVISISLFTFTTNLPFALLLMFLSGMGLLFQAAMINTSIQRIVKDEFRGRVMSIYILMFLGMTPIGNLQIGYVSETINVDFAIRLGAAVVFLGGLIIFVFRNKILSKYKRYKRTSEG
- a CDS encoding alpha/beta hydrolase — its product is MAKPTGISSMYIKLENDREFSVGVQNKMAQNLKAEKVKTLKSGHLPILSRPEEVAEILNKFINAL
- a CDS encoding PaaI family thioesterase, with translation MTSVLDFLKLHVGKENINAPSPMMKWLNPVILSAEKGALSLRYKIRKEWTNPMGILHGGATAAIVDDTIGVTSFTYGEDHYYATINLNIDYLSSAKENDIIIAEATVIKKGRQFINAQCDIWNESKSRLIAKGYSNMFKTEVKIPTL